Proteins encoded together in one Telopea speciosissima isolate NSW1024214 ecotype Mountain lineage chromosome 6, Tspe_v1, whole genome shotgun sequence window:
- the LOC122663726 gene encoding metacaspase-1-like isoform X2, whose product MHLLVNCSNCHTPLQLPPGAKSIRCALCQAITHIADPRSVPPPPYPYNYYSTPPLPPPAPSPYNHAPPGPPPSPHGHKKAVICGISYRRSRHELKGCINDAKCMRHLLINKFNFPESSIIMLTEDETDPNRIPTKHNLRMALYWLVQGCQPGDSLVFHYSGHGSQQRNYNGDEVDGYDETLCPLDFETQGMIVDDEINATIVRPLPSGVKLHAIIDACHSGTMLDLPFLCRMSRSGQYTWEDQSPPSGVWKGTNGGEAISFSGCDDNQTSADTSALSKITSTGAMTFCFIQAIERGHGTTYGSMLNAMRSAIRNTGNDLGAGPVTSLLTMLLTGGSLSGGLRQEPQLTSYDPFDVYAKPFSL is encoded by the exons ATGCATCTGCTTGTGAACTGCTCCAACTGCCATACACCGCTGCAACTCCCACCAGGAGCCAAATCGATAAGATGCGCACTATGCCAAGCCATCACCCACATCGCCGACCCTCGCAGCGTCCCTCCTCCTCCCTACCCCTATAATTACTATTCTACTCCGCCGCTAC CGCCACCAGCACCCTCTCCCTACAACCACGCGCCACCTGGGCCTCCGCCTTCGCCACACGGCCACAAGAAGGCGGTGATATGTGGCATATCGTATCGACGCTCCAGGCACGAACTCAAGGGATGCATCAATGATGCCAAGTGCATGCGTCACCTTCTCATCAACAAATTCAACTTCCCTGAATCCTCCATTATTATGCTCACCG AGGACGAAACTGATCCAAACAGGATTCCTACTAAGCATAACTTAAGGATGGCATTATATTGGCTTGTACAAGGTTGTCAACCAGGAGATTCTCTAGTGTTTCACTATTCTGGTCATGGTTCACAGCAGAGGAACTATAATGGGGATGAGGTTGATGGATATGATGAGACCCTATGTCCCTTGGACTTTGAAACTCAGGGAATGATTGTTGATGATGAGATTAATGCGACAATTGTTAGACCTCTTCCTTCTGGGGTTAAGCTGCATGCAATTATTGATGCTTGCCATAGTGGGACCATGCTAGACTTACCATTCCTCTGCAGAATGAGCAG GAGTGGGCAGTATACATGGGAAGACCAGAGCCCTCCATCTGGGGTTTGGAAAGGAACAAATGGAGGGGAAGCAATTTCCTTCAGTGGATGCGATGATAATCAAACCTCTGCTGATACTTCA GCTTTATCAAAGATCACTTCAACAGGTGCTATGACTTTCTGTTTCATTCAAGCAATTGAGCGTGGACATGGAACTACATACGGGAGCATGCTAAACGCAATGCGGAGTGCTATCCGTAATACGGGTAATGACCTTGGTGCTGGTCCTGTAACATCTCTCCTCACCATGCTTTTGACAGGAGGCAGCCTAAGTGGGGGATTAAGACAG GAGCCGCAATTAACATCATATGATCCATTCGATGTATATGCAAAGCCCTTCTCCCTATGA
- the LOC122663726 gene encoding metacaspase-1-like isoform X1 — MHLLVNCSNCHTPLQLPPGAKSIRCALCQAITHIADPRSVPPPPYPYNYYSTPPLPPPAPSAYNNAPPAPSPYNHAPPGPPPSPHGHKKAVICGISYRRSRHELKGCINDAKCMRHLLINKFNFPESSIIMLTEDETDPNRIPTKHNLRMALYWLVQGCQPGDSLVFHYSGHGSQQRNYNGDEVDGYDETLCPLDFETQGMIVDDEINATIVRPLPSGVKLHAIIDACHSGTMLDLPFLCRMSRSGQYTWEDQSPPSGVWKGTNGGEAISFSGCDDNQTSADTSALSKITSTGAMTFCFIQAIERGHGTTYGSMLNAMRSAIRNTGNDLGAGPVTSLLTMLLTGGSLSGGLRQEPQLTSYDPFDVYAKPFSL, encoded by the exons ATGCATCTGCTTGTGAACTGCTCCAACTGCCATACACCGCTGCAACTCCCACCAGGAGCCAAATCGATAAGATGCGCACTATGCCAAGCCATCACCCACATCGCCGACCCTCGCAGCGTCCCTCCTCCTCCCTACCCCTATAATTACTATTCTACTCCGCCGCTACCGCCACCAGCACCCTCTGCCTACAACAACGCGCCACCAGCACCCTCTCCCTACAACCACGCGCCACCTGGGCCTCCGCCTTCGCCACACGGCCACAAGAAGGCGGTGATATGTGGCATATCGTATCGACGCTCCAGGCACGAACTCAAGGGATGCATCAATGATGCCAAGTGCATGCGTCACCTTCTCATCAACAAATTCAACTTCCCTGAATCCTCCATTATTATGCTCACCG AGGACGAAACTGATCCAAACAGGATTCCTACTAAGCATAACTTAAGGATGGCATTATATTGGCTTGTACAAGGTTGTCAACCAGGAGATTCTCTAGTGTTTCACTATTCTGGTCATGGTTCACAGCAGAGGAACTATAATGGGGATGAGGTTGATGGATATGATGAGACCCTATGTCCCTTGGACTTTGAAACTCAGGGAATGATTGTTGATGATGAGATTAATGCGACAATTGTTAGACCTCTTCCTTCTGGGGTTAAGCTGCATGCAATTATTGATGCTTGCCATAGTGGGACCATGCTAGACTTACCATTCCTCTGCAGAATGAGCAG GAGTGGGCAGTATACATGGGAAGACCAGAGCCCTCCATCTGGGGTTTGGAAAGGAACAAATGGAGGGGAAGCAATTTCCTTCAGTGGATGCGATGATAATCAAACCTCTGCTGATACTTCA GCTTTATCAAAGATCACTTCAACAGGTGCTATGACTTTCTGTTTCATTCAAGCAATTGAGCGTGGACATGGAACTACATACGGGAGCATGCTAAACGCAATGCGGAGTGCTATCCGTAATACGGGTAATGACCTTGGTGCTGGTCCTGTAACATCTCTCCTCACCATGCTTTTGACAGGAGGCAGCCTAAGTGGGGGATTAAGACAG GAGCCGCAATTAACATCATATGATCCATTCGATGTATATGCAAAGCCCTTCTCCCTATGA